The stretch of DNA GGGACCCGCCTCACGCTGTTCGACCTGCCGCTCGACGTGGTGACGCTGGAGCAGGCCCTCGACCTGCTGGGCGAGTGGATGTTCCGCGCCCCCCGCGCCCCGCACACCGTGGTCACCCTGAACCCCGAGTTCATCGTGCAGTCGCGCACCCAGCCCGAGTTCGTGGCGGCGATGCAGGCCGCCGACCTCGTGACCGCCGACGGGGTCGGCATCGTGTGGGCCGCCCGGCAAGTGCGTGGGCAGGAGGTGCCCCGCGCCCCCGGCTACGACCTCGTGCGCGGGCTGATGGAGCGGCACGGCCCCGAGTTGCGCGTCTTTTTCCTGGGGGCCAAGCCCGGCGTGGCCGAGCAGGCGGCCCAGAACGCGGCCCGTGATTTTGGCGTACAGGTCGCGGGCGTCCACCACGGCTACTTCGACTCCTCCGAGGACGGGCGGGTGGCCGATCTGGTGGGGGCGTCGGGAGCGCACCTTGTCCTCACGGCGATGGGCGCGGGCCGTCAGGAAATCTTCAACCAGTACTGGCGGCAGGTGCTGGGTGCCCCGGTCTTGATCGGCTGCGGCGGCGTCATCGACGTGCTGGCCGGAACCGCCGACCTCGCCCCCGCGTGGACGCGCAAACTGGGGGTCGAGTTCATCTGGCGGGTGGGCCTGGACCGCCGCCGCTGGCACCGGGTGCCCCGGCTGGCACAGTTCGTGCGGCTCGTGCTCGCCGAGCGGCGTCAGCGCTAGGGGACGCTCAGCCCGACCCCTTGAGACCCAGGTTCCCCGTGAAGGTTCCCTCCCAGGCGTTCAACACCCGGCCCCCGCGCACCAGCAGCACGGTGGGGTAGGCGCCCACCCGCAGCCGACGCGC from Deinococcus sp. HSC-46F16 encodes:
- a CDS encoding WecB/TagA/CpsF family glycosyltransferase; amino-acid sequence: MTASLPPSPLPGGTRLTLFDLPLDVVTLEQALDLLGEWMFRAPRAPHTVVTLNPEFIVQSRTQPEFVAAMQAADLVTADGVGIVWAARQVRGQEVPRAPGYDLVRGLMERHGPELRVFFLGAKPGVAEQAAQNAARDFGVQVAGVHHGYFDSSEDGRVADLVGASGAHLVLTAMGAGRQEIFNQYWRQVLGAPVLIGCGGVIDVLAGTADLAPAWTRKLGVEFIWRVGLDRRRWHRVPRLAQFVRLVLAERRQR